A window of the Procambarus clarkii isolate CNS0578487 chromosome 79, FALCON_Pclarkii_2.0, whole genome shotgun sequence genome harbors these coding sequences:
- the LOC123764577 gene encoding sericin 1, translating to MTGAGVMFLVLVGAACAWPQFNTSLTFPFFPRENGGSFQSSSSSTSSSSSSRSSSSTSSFASSAAGTEFKNSSASDKDSASNSSSTSSFSGFVSGEDAEGAWNHFAAASGGLFPGVHGAGVGSSNQSSGPDAQGSTAGFGAVSNDSSLGNLNSSTGFESGTPGSATGIEVTTSGFGSSTQGPASGIHGSSTGFGSSTQGPPSGFGSSTQGPTSGFGSSTQGPISGFGSNTQGPASGIHGSTPGFGSSTQGPASGFGSNTQGPTSGFGSSTQGPTSGFGSSTQGPTSGFGSNTQGLTSGFGSSTQGPTSGFGSSTQGPTSGFGSSTLGPASGFGSSTQGPPSDFGSSTRGPASGFHGFRTGFGSSTQGPASGFGSNTQGPPSDFGSSTQGPASGFGSNTQGPPSGFGSDTEGPSSSFGSSTQGPTSGFGSSTHGPASGFHGFRTGFGPSTQGPASGFASSTQGPASGFHGFRTGFGPSTQGPASGFGSSTQGPTSETLETTGEYRSDNRDFGPVHQGSFADDSTTQESLRNSFGSVPQGTSTGSFGSVPQGSSTGSFGSVPQGTSTGSFGSVPQGTSTGSFRSVPEDVSDGSLRPVNQGAPDHPSRPVTYGTSNVSFQPVHQGTSIRSSRPVTHSASGDSFSPVNQGASDGSIGSVPQGDSNVPFRLSSQDESLSQGSSGFGPTSIEASESQVTDGEFGAKLHNASGSQEPSVEFNPEARHPSGPQGSSTAFRSGAHGPSGGRGSIFFGSSAHGAYGSHGSSVVFASSTEGDSSNEISATDNSSISNSSSIGNKDFAGFVPRRPGSTDGSLSNTDDSSAVISSSSGSHARVVSQDYILPPATLESSGSGFGVKDSSVTEDISSNSPVHAGSCPDFPNVCVLTKSRRTVKKCSNDGSCRAFEKCCVDACQSDSWVCKPAITFPVVWGSPVIVQPLNW from the exons A TGACTGGTGCTGGTGTGATGTTTCTGGTCCTGGTGGGAGCCGCTTGTGCCTGGCCGCAATTCAACACTTCCTTGACATTTCCATTCTTTCCTCGAGAGAACGGAGGGTCCTTCCAATCcagctcctcctccaccagttcctcctcgtcctcgaggtcctcctcctcgacctccagCTTCGCCTCGTCTGCAGCGGGAACAGAGTTCAAGAATTCATCTGCCAGTGACAAAGATTCTGCGTCAAACAGTTCGTCTACCTCCTCCTTTTCCGG GTTCGTGTCTGGAGAGGACGCAGAAGGCGCCTGGAACCATTTTGCTGCTGCTTCAGGAGGTCTCTTCCCCGGGGTCCATGGAGCTGGAGTGGGATCCTCCAACCAGAGCTCCGGTCCAGACGCTCAGGGATCCACTGCAGGATTTGGAGCCGTCAGTAACGATTCTTCTTTAGGGAATCTGAATTCGAGTACAGGGTTCGAGTCTGGCACTCCGGGTTCTGCGACAGGTATTGAGGTAACTACTTCAGGCTTCGGATCcagcactcaaggccctgcttcagGTATTCATGGATCTTCAACAGGCTTCGGATCCAGTACTCAAGGTCCGCCTTCAGGCTTCGGATCCAGTACTCAAGGTCCGACTTCAGGCTTCGGATCCAGTACTCAAGGTCCGATTTCAGGCTTCGGATCTAACACTCAAGGTCCTGCTTCAGGTATTCATGGATCTACACCAGGCTTCGGATCcagcactcaaggccctgcttcagGTTTTGGATCTAACACTCAAGGTCCGACTTCAGGCTTCGGATCCAGTACTCAAGGTCCGACTTCAGGCTTCGGATCAAGCACTCAAGGTCCGACTTCAGGCTTTGGATCTAACACTCAAGGTCTGACTTCAGGCTTCGGATCCAGTACGCAAGGTCCGACTTCAGGCTTTGGATCAAGCACTCAAGGTCCGACATCAGGCTTCGGATCCAGTACTCTAGGCCCTGCTTCAGGCTTCGGATCCAGCACTCAAGGTCCTCCTTCAGACTTCGGATCCAGCACTCGTGGCCCTGCTTCAGGTTTTCATGGATTCAGAACAGGTTTCGGATCAAGCACTCAAGGCCCCGCTTCAGGATTCGGATCCAACACTCAAGGTCCTCCTTCAGACTTCGGATCAAGCACTCAAGGCCCCGCTTCAGGATTCGGATCCAACACTCAAGGTCCTCCTTCAGGCTTCGGATCAGATACTGAAGGTCCTTCTTCAAGCTTCGGATCCAGCACTCAAGGTCCGACTTCAGGCTTCGGATCCAGCACTCATGGCCCTGCTTCAGGTTTTCATGGATTTAGAACAGGCTTCGGACCaagcactcaaggccctgcttcagGCTTCGCATCaagcactcaaggccctgcttcagGTTTTCATGGATTTAGAACAGGCTTCGGACCaagcactcaaggccctgcttcagGATTCGGATCCAGCACTCAAGGTCCTACTTCTGAAACTCTTGAGACCACTGGAGAATATAGATCCGACAACCGTGATTTTGGACCAGTGCACCAAGGATCATTTGCTGATGACTCAACCACCCAAGAATCCCTTAGAAACTCTTTTGGatctgtcccccagggtacttCTACTGGCTCTTTTGGATCCGTCCCCCAGGGTAGCTCTACCGGCTCTTTTGGATCTGTCCCCCAGGGTACCTCTACTGGCTCTTTTGGGTCTGTCCCCCAAGGTACCTCTACCGGCTCTTTTAGATCTGTCCCGGAGGATGTCTCTGATGGCTCTTTAAGACCCGTCAACCAGGGTGCCCCTGATCACCCTTCCAGACCCGTCACATATGGAACCTCTAACGTCTCTTTTCAACCCGTCCATCAGGGTACCTCTATTCGCTCTTCTAGACCCGTTACCCATAGTGCTTCTGGTGACTCTTTCAGCCCCGTCAACCAGGGTGCCTCTGATGGCTCTATTGGATCCGTCCCTCAGGGCGACTCTAACGTCCCATTTAGATTATCATCCCAGGACGAATCTTTAAGCCAAGGGTCTAGTGGCTTTGGACCAACCTCCATCGAGGCCTCAGAAAGCCAAGTAACTGATGGCGAATTTGGAGCTAAGCTTCACAATGCTTCTGGGAGTCAAGAACCATCTGTTGAATTCAATCCCGAAGCCCGACAcccatctggaccccaaggatctTCAACTGCATTTCGATCTGGAGCCCACGGTCCATCAGGGGGTCGAGGATCTATTTTCTTTGGATCTTCAGCGCATGGTGCGTATGGTAGCCATGGATCTTCCGTTGTATTTGCATCTTCAACTGAAGGGGATTCATCCAACGAGATATCTGCTACAGATAACTCGTCTATTAGCAATAGTTCGTCTATTGGTAACAAAGATTTCGCAGGTTTTGTTCCAAGAAGACCAGGGTCAACTGACGGATCATTATCGAACACAGACGATTCCTCTGCTGTCATATCGTCAAGCAGCGGGTCACATGCAAGAGTCGTCAGTCAAGATTACATTCTTCCACCAGCCACCCTGGAGTCATCTGGCTCTGGTTTCGGTGTCAAGGACTCCAGTGTCACTGAAGATATCAGCAGCAATAGCCCAG TTCACGCAGGCTCTTGTCCGGACTTTCCGAATGTGTGCGTCTTGACTAAGTCTAGAAGAACAGtcaagaagtgttcgaacgacgGCTCTTGCCGCGCCTTTGAGAAGTGCTGCGTCGATGCCTGCCAGTCCGACAGCTGGGTGTGCAAGCCTGCCATAACCTTCCCTGTCGTGTGGGGCTCCCCAGTTATCGTTCAGCCCCTTAACTGGTGA